In Colletotrichum lupini chromosome 6, complete sequence, a single window of DNA contains:
- a CDS encoding vacuolar sorting protein VPS1: MAVSSLNKPAAPSLGLRSQRSTHRLNQIERLRANGIGDLVDLPQLVVCGDQSAGKSSVLEGITGMPFPRQEGLCTRFPTEIVLRHSNEPFMAKATIRPHSSRPPGIAQTLSNYVREMEEDLSDLPVAIEEVSKLMGIRGFTDSPDDAAFASDALRIEISGPTGLQLSIVDLPGLISVSNEEQSQADVEAVHAMVRGYLKSTRTIILAVVQASNDFANQGIIRIAREYDPDGQRTVGIITKPDLINAGSEAKLANIAKNKDAIKLKLGFFLLKNPSPSEMKADSGNNNRAEREMNLFSSPAWKAQNLDMSRVGIENLKAFLQELLDEHLEGELPKLKDEIRRKLGCFEKDLEEMGPERRSLGDIRSFMTNVSMRYYQLAQAALDGNYHCSEAAFFKENNGSRLRSLVHQRNGAFATKVREQGHKRKITYGPPTPRSEDGSSSKSSQILVTGTEMVSWVRETYTQTRGRELPGNYNHILLAELFHEHSSPWRDLAKDHVSTVVECVSKWIREAVATLVHEDRLRRDTTSFCQEQLELSRKAAFKELEQLFLDEDRHPITYNHYYTDNIQKARNTSQKDLLENSLAMVGARNLRTCDANDRKLLVEELQPKLCVNMDQQACEEALAGLNAYYKVAMKTFVDNVCRQVIERHILAPLPEIFYPTTVSQFSDDELLRIGSEPEKEIARRQRLEASVKGLRSSLLELQCLSG, encoded by the exons ATGGCCGTCTCTAGCCTGAACAAACCCGCGGCCCCATCCCTCGGGCTGCGATCTCAGAGATCTACCCATCGCCTCAACCAGATCGAAAGACTTCGTGCCAATGGTATCGGCGATCTGGTTGACTTGCCTCAACTTGTTGTCTGTGGCGACCAGTCCGCAGGCAAAAGCTCCGTGCTAGAGGGCATTACTGGCATGCCTTTCCCTCGTCAAGAAGGTCTCTGTACCCGATTTCCCACGGAGATTGTTCTACGGCACTCTAATGAGCCATTCATGGCGAAGGCTACTATTCGGCCTCACTCTTCTCGCCCGCCTGGTATTGCACAGACTCTCAGTAACTATGTGCGCGAGATGGAGGAAGACCTCTCCGACCTTCCCGTCGCCATTGAGGAGGTCTCCAAGCTTATGGGGATACGCGGCTTTACCGACTCTCCTGATGATGCTGCGTTTGCATCTGATGCTCTTCGCATTGAGATTTCGGGCCCTACAGGATTGCAACTGAGCATTGTTGACCTCCCTGGCCTTATTTCGGTGTCCAACGAGGAACAGTCTCAAGCTGACGTTGAGGCCGTCCATGCTATGGTTCGGGGCTACCTCAAGAGCACTCGAACCATCATTCTCGCTGTGGTTCAAGCCAGCAACGACTTTGCCAATCAAGGCATAATCAGAATCGCCCGCGAGTATGATCCAGATGGACAACGGACTGTCGGTATAATCACCAAACCCGATCTCATCAATGCTGGATCTGAGGCCAAGCTCGCCAACATCGCCAAGAACAAGGACGCTATCAAGCTCAAACTCGGCTTCTTCCTTCTCAAAAACCCCAGTCCATCCGAGATGAAAGCCGACAGTGGCAACAACAATCGCGCAGAACGTGAAATGAACTTGTTTTCTTCACCAGCCTGGAAGGCTCAAAACCTTGACATGAGCCGGGTTGGCATTGAAAATTTGAAAGCATTTTTACAAGAGCTTCTGGATGAGCACCTCGAGGGGGAGCTGCCCAAACTGAAGGATGAGATCAGACGTAAACTCGGCTGTTTTGAAAAAGATCTCGAAGAAATGGGCCCTGAACGCCGATCCCTCGGCGATATTCGATCTTTCATGACCAACGTCAGTATGCGCTACTATCAACTAGCTCAGGCGGCCCTAGACGGGAATTATCACTGCTCTGAAGCCGCCTTCTTCAAGGAAAACAACGGAAGCAGACTTCGCTCCTTGGTTCACCAGCGAAACGGTGCTTTCGCAACGAAAGTCCGTGAACAAGGTCACAAACGCAAGATTACCTATGGTCCACCTACGCCCCGCTCAGAAGATGGTTCTAGCAGTAAGAGCAGCCAAATTCTTGTGACGGGAACTGAGATGGTCTCCTGGGTTCGGGAG ACTTACACCCAGACCCGAGGTCGTGAACTTCCTGGCAATTACAACCACATCCTACTCGCTGAGCTTTTCCACGAGCACTCGAGTCCGTGGCGCGATCTCGCAAAAGACCATGTTTCCACTGTTGTAGAGTGTGTCTCAAAATGGATCCGTGAAGCGGTGGCTACGCTTGTTCATGAGGATCGCCTACGCAGAGACACCACCAGCTTCTGTCAAGAGCAGCTAGAACTCTCTAGGAAGGCTGCATTCAAGGAGCTTGAGCAATTATTCTTGGATGAGGATCGTCATCCAATTACGTACAATCATTATTACACTGACAACATCCAAAAGGCGCGCAACACTTCGCAGAAAGACCTTTTAGAGAACTCGCTCGCCATGGTTGGTGCGCGCAATCTTAGAACTTGCGATGCCAATGACAGAAAGCTTCTCGTTGAAGAATTGCAACCCAAGCTCTGCGTTAATATGGATCAGCAAGCATGTGAGGAGGCTCTCGCAGGTCTCAATGCTTACTACAAG GTTGCAATGAAGACGTTCGTGGACAACGTGTGTAGACAAGTCATTGAACGCCACATTCTGGCTCCGCTGCCAGAGATCTTTTACCCCACGACAGTCTCGCAATTCTCTGACGATGAGCTACTGCGCATTGGGTCGGAGCCGGAGAAGGAAATCGCTCGACGGCAAAGGCTAGAGGCGTCTGTTAAAGGGTTACGAAGTAGCCTTCTTGAATTGCAGTGCTTATCAGGTTAG